In Fibrobacter sp. UWR2, the following are encoded in one genomic region:
- a CDS encoding rhamnogalacturonan lyase: MAKHPYFAILALLIALPLQSFALPRQMEAINRGLLVSNVGKSGMLVSWRLLGTEDSGTEFNLYRDGEKIATIGSNAGTNYLDAAGKVTSKYAVAAVVGGKEGPKLEPSIVLDSTVVDKGKSVPYKVLKLDRPASQVMPDSDNTVCNYYPDDMSVGDLDGDGEYELVVKWIPDNYKDNSQSMVGSYTGTVFIDAYELDGTKLWRISLGRNIRAGAHYTQFQVFDYDGDGKAEMIVKTGDGTIDGKGKVIGDSTKDYRNESGIIIEGPEYLTVFRGSDGAEITTIDYVPSRDIRAFGPYDSLGLNWGDKYGNRCDRFLAATAYLDGVHPSLITARGYYTAAYVVAFDFDGKNLKQRWFHKSETPGEGLFRQGNLNIVVGDLDDDGKDEIVYGGAALNSDGTLRYSTGLGYGYAAYVGDFDPDHAGREVWAIHSDYDSAEYIAEFRDDKGNIIFGDKPTLIKENGRAMVADIDSASRGYEMWSYIVNDIHSAKGTPIKLDSSLVPDGEEFGYLGSLVPTSFRIYFDGDLQDELLDGPVVHKFNSVKRTIETYFQGDSTLGLIGNQSTKNFPGLVADLFGDWREEMIFRSERDSSKIYILSTPVTTPHRLYTLMHDAQYRQAVAWQNTAYNLPPHPSYYLPDMVQKLTKPNVYTVGENDFVVDPDAVLIKNGGGKQKQTVTLGEKIKSISFDYLFCTGVKVEGLPSGVSAKVDSAAQTVKISGKPKKVGTFKYTVTTVGSKAGNVSTKGEIVVKEPDSSGTGKESIALVRLGGGLFYRPATGALFTPVPGFVEVLFYDVAGTVRGSVSGYVQAGESKLALDRGVLPEGMYVVKVKRDGAIQQKGLFRIKKE, encoded by the coding sequence ATGGCTAAACATCCTTATTTCGCTATCCTTGCGCTACTTATTGCGCTCCCGCTCCAATCCTTCGCGCTTCCCCGCCAAATGGAGGCGATAAACCGTGGCCTTCTCGTCTCGAACGTGGGCAAGTCCGGCATGCTCGTCTCGTGGCGCCTGCTTGGTACGGAAGATTCCGGCACGGAGTTCAACCTCTACCGCGACGGTGAAAAAATCGCTACCATCGGGAGCAATGCTGGCACCAACTACCTGGATGCCGCCGGCAAAGTTACTTCCAAGTACGCTGTCGCAGCCGTTGTGGGTGGCAAGGAAGGCCCGAAGCTGGAACCCTCCATCGTCCTAGATTCGACGGTGGTGGATAAGGGTAAATCCGTTCCGTACAAGGTTCTCAAGCTGGACCGCCCCGCAAGCCAGGTAATGCCTGATTCCGATAATACGGTCTGCAATTACTATCCGGACGACATGAGTGTCGGTGACCTGGATGGCGATGGTGAATACGAACTTGTCGTAAAGTGGATTCCGGACAACTACAAGGACAACTCCCAGTCCATGGTTGGTTCGTACACGGGAACGGTCTTTATCGATGCCTACGAACTTGACGGTACTAAGCTCTGGCGAATAAGCCTTGGCAGGAATATCCGTGCGGGTGCGCACTACACGCAGTTCCAGGTTTTTGACTACGATGGCGATGGCAAGGCCGAAATGATTGTGAAGACCGGTGACGGAACTATCGACGGCAAGGGCAAGGTTATCGGGGATTCTACCAAGGATTACCGCAATGAATCGGGAATTATTATTGAAGGTCCTGAATACTTGACGGTGTTCAGGGGTTCTGACGGTGCCGAGATTACGACGATTGATTACGTTCCGTCGCGCGATATCAGGGCGTTTGGCCCCTATGATTCCTTGGGCCTCAACTGGGGTGACAAGTACGGTAACCGCTGTGACCGTTTTTTGGCGGCGACCGCCTACCTCGATGGCGTGCACCCGAGCCTGATTACTGCCCGCGGCTACTATACGGCGGCCTACGTGGTGGCTTTCGACTTTGACGGCAAAAACTTGAAGCAGCGCTGGTTCCACAAGTCTGAAACTCCGGGCGAGGGGCTTTTCCGTCAGGGCAACCTCAATATAGTTGTTGGCGACCTCGATGACGATGGCAAGGATGAAATTGTCTATGGTGGTGCGGCCCTGAATAGTGATGGAACCCTCCGTTACTCGACAGGCCTTGGTTACGGCTACGCCGCCTATGTTGGCGATTTTGATCCGGACCATGCTGGCCGCGAAGTATGGGCAATCCATTCGGATTATGACAGTGCCGAGTACATCGCCGAATTCCGCGATGACAAGGGCAATATCATTTTTGGTGACAAACCTACATTGATTAAGGAAAATGGCCGTGCCATGGTTGCCGACATCGATTCTGCTTCTCGCGGCTACGAGATGTGGTCTTACATTGTAAACGACATCCATTCTGCTAAGGGAACCCCGATCAAGCTTGATTCGTCTCTCGTACCGGACGGTGAAGAGTTTGGATATTTAGGATCTTTGGTTCCGACGAGTTTCAGGATTTATTTCGACGGCGACTTGCAGGATGAACTTTTGGATGGCCCTGTTGTTCACAAGTTCAATTCAGTAAAGAGAACGATCGAGACTTATTTTCAAGGAGATTCGACGCTCGGCCTGATTGGAAATCAGAGTACCAAGAACTTCCCGGGCCTTGTGGCAGACCTTTTCGGCGACTGGCGCGAAGAAATGATTTTCCGTTCGGAACGCGATTCGTCCAAGATTTATATTCTCTCCACTCCGGTGACGACTCCGCACCGCCTTTACACGCTGATGCACGACGCCCAGTACCGCCAGGCAGTCGCATGGCAGAACACGGCGTACAACTTGCCGCCGCACCCGAGCTACTACCTGCCCGACATGGTCCAGAAACTCACGAAGCCCAATGTCTACACGGTGGGTGAAAATGATTTTGTCGTGGATCCCGATGCTGTCCTTATCAAGAACGGAGGCGGAAAGCAAAAGCAGACTGTTACGTTGGGCGAAAAGATAAAGTCCATTAGTTTCGACTACCTGTTCTGTACCGGCGTCAAGGTAGAAGGCCTTCCGTCTGGAGTCTCTGCCAAGGTCGATTCTGCAGCGCAGACGGTCAAGATATCTGGCAAGCCGAAAAAGGTTGGAACCTTCAAGTACACGGTGACGACTGTGGGCAGCAAGGCGGGAAATGTATCGACCAAGGGCGAAATCGTCGTGAAGGAGCCGGATTCGTCCGGTACGGGTAAGGAATCTATTGCGCTGGTTCGCCTTGGAGGTGGACTCTTCTACCGCCCGGCAACGGGAGCGCTTTTCACTCCGGTTCCAGGCTTTGTCGAGGTCCTGTTCTACGATGTTGCCGGCACCGTGCGTGGTTCTGTTTCCGGCTATGTGCAGGCGGGCGAGAGCAAACTTGCTCTTGACCGTGGTGTTCTCCCGGAGGGAATGTACGTCGTGAAGGTGAAACGTGACGGGGCGATCCAGCAGAAGGGACTTTTCAGGATAAAAAAAGAATAA
- a CDS encoding TIGR02147 family protein produces MINLFEYLNYRDFLRDAYEERHASDWRFSHRYIADKAGFDSSMFNKILQGKRNLTERMVSVFADIFCNDAREKSYFANMVAFNQAKTHSESRQYLEKLVATKECKVEDLAKDQFEYFDHWYHAVIRELVTFYPYVGDDAALGLMVRPPITASQVKSSIALLERLSMIKKNPETGFYEQTQGLISSGSESYSTAVNSYIQQNLDVAQTAMDRFDKTERNLSTLAFACDETTYSELVEMVRRFRREILAKVSQCEKPNRVFQLGMQLFPLSDPYPPPQRRGRKRRIRGQEALDQKQLEGGKDAGEVDHV; encoded by the coding sequence ATGATTAATCTTTTTGAATATTTGAATTACCGAGACTTTTTAAGGGATGCCTACGAGGAACGCCATGCTAGCGACTGGCGCTTTAGCCACCGGTATATCGCCGACAAGGCGGGTTTCGATTCTTCGATGTTCAATAAGATTCTGCAAGGCAAACGCAACCTCACCGAACGCATGGTGAGCGTGTTTGCCGATATCTTCTGCAACGATGCGCGTGAAAAGTCGTATTTTGCAAATATGGTGGCCTTCAACCAGGCGAAAACCCATTCCGAGAGCCGCCAGTACCTTGAAAAGCTTGTGGCGACAAAGGAGTGCAAGGTCGAGGATTTGGCGAAGGACCAGTTCGAATATTTTGACCATTGGTACCATGCCGTTATCCGTGAACTGGTGACGTTCTACCCCTACGTGGGCGACGATGCCGCTCTTGGGCTCATGGTGCGCCCGCCGATTACCGCAAGCCAGGTGAAGTCTTCCATCGCGTTGCTCGAACGCCTCTCGATGATCAAGAAGAATCCCGAGACAGGCTTTTACGAGCAGACGCAGGGCCTGATTTCTAGCGGCTCTGAATCGTACAGCACAGCGGTGAATTCATACATTCAGCAGAATTTGGACGTAGCCCAGACGGCGATGGACCGTTTCGACAAGACGGAACGTAACCTTTCGACGCTCGCGTTTGCCTGCGACGAGACGACGTATAGCGAACTGGTAGAAATGGTCCGCCGTTTCCGCCGAGAGATTCTTGCAAAGGTTTCGCAGTGCGAAAAGCCCAATCGAGTTTTCCAGCTGGGGATGCAGCTGTTCCCGCTTTCGGACCCGTACCCGCCACCGCAGAGGCGAGGCCGCAAGAGGCGTATCCGCGGGCAGGAGGCTCTGGACCAGAAACAGCTTGAAGGCGGCAAGGATGCCGGGGAGGTGGACCATGTCTAG
- a CDS encoding GDSL-type esterase/lipase family protein, with protein sequence MRRIIKYLLAALVFAGVAVSDSTSFKVHVIGDSTVCNYKDNAYPQTGWGQILGSFFDGSRVQVVNYAIGGRSSKTFVQEGRLDEVKKNLQKGDVMMVQFGHNDRYFGSKPREVPFDSLGYWLQQYADVAKGAGATLVYVTPMNMNMGANGRNIFTEYNVVGKMEELAKKNGAVYVNLNAKSYNAYSKSWDPAYVSRYQFKMFLKGEYPNYPDGVTNDGTTHFQESGSIAHCQWIAEELESALKNESYISADNKANLTQLVSSLKPRFAFTVKANISNSKGLITHNQQLPGGAPLTLHVSPGSFGKKFVGWYDDDCNKLSADSNYYGKKTLYRAATYTAVFDGGPACQPTSHGEENSGDTPTSSSSEGPESSGSIDTALCFTGVADAAWPSPIDMASPEAGDGWTEANHEGFTGQGFFNFDNSAYSTATYNVTSDQSASNARVMIRYSFQGNTDRDMKLTVDNGEYDVTFKSTGSWDKWDTVYIEDVWVDALDFKVKLASASADGGPNIDMIAFDIKGVYRTGCKPAKVANDSVPPVRIAPVREMQLQPKVGKSFNALGRELPASTKARKYPAIRTFNR encoded by the coding sequence ATGCGTCGCATAATTAAATATCTCCTTGCTGCCTTGGTGTTCGCGGGTGTCGCCGTGAGCGATTCCACGAGTTTCAAGGTTCACGTGATTGGCGACTCTACGGTTTGCAACTACAAGGACAATGCTTACCCGCAAACAGGTTGGGGACAGATTCTGGGGAGTTTCTTTGACGGTTCCCGCGTCCAGGTGGTGAACTATGCTATCGGTGGTCGCAGCTCCAAGACGTTCGTGCAGGAAGGTCGCCTAGACGAAGTGAAGAAGAATCTCCAGAAGGGCGATGTCATGATGGTTCAGTTCGGGCATAACGACCGCTATTTTGGAAGCAAACCTCGTGAGGTCCCCTTTGATTCGCTTGGCTACTGGCTACAGCAGTATGCCGATGTGGCTAAGGGTGCGGGCGCAACTCTAGTGTATGTGACCCCGATGAACATGAATATGGGGGCCAACGGCCGCAATATCTTTACTGAATACAACGTTGTCGGCAAGATGGAGGAACTTGCCAAGAAAAATGGCGCCGTCTACGTGAACCTGAATGCAAAATCCTACAATGCTTATAGCAAGAGCTGGGACCCGGCGTATGTTTCCCGCTACCAGTTCAAGATGTTCCTAAAGGGAGAATACCCGAATTACCCGGATGGTGTCACCAACGACGGAACGACGCACTTCCAGGAATCGGGCTCCATTGCTCACTGCCAGTGGATTGCCGAGGAACTTGAAAGCGCCCTGAAAAATGAATCGTACATCTCTGCCGACAACAAGGCGAATTTGACACAGCTCGTGTCCTCCCTCAAGCCGCGTTTCGCATTTACGGTCAAGGCGAATATTTCGAACAGCAAGGGCCTCATTACGCATAACCAGCAGCTCCCCGGCGGCGCTCCGCTTACCTTGCATGTAAGCCCTGGCAGCTTTGGCAAGAAGTTCGTTGGCTGGTACGATGACGACTGTAATAAGCTTTCTGCCGATTCGAACTACTACGGCAAAAAGACCCTCTACCGCGCGGCAACCTATACGGCTGTCTTTGACGGTGGGCCCGCCTGCCAGCCGACTTCGCACGGCGAAGAAAATTCTGGCGATACTCCGACTTCTTCGAGTTCCGAGGGCCCGGAATCGTCGGGTTCCATTGACACGGCGCTTTGCTTTACGGGTGTTGCCGATGCAGCTTGGCCGTCTCCGATTGACATGGCTAGTCCCGAAGCGGGAGATGGCTGGACCGAGGCGAATCATGAAGGCTTTACGGGCCAGGGCTTCTTTAACTTTGACAACTCCGCCTATAGCACGGCTACTTACAATGTGACTTCGGACCAGTCCGCATCGAACGCGCGCGTAATGATTCGCTATTCGTTTCAGGGAAACACGGATCGAGACATGAAGCTGACTGTCGATAATGGTGAGTACGATGTGACATTCAAGTCTACCGGAAGCTGGGACAAGTGGGATACGGTCTACATTGAAGATGTGTGGGTCGATGCGCTTGACTTTAAGGTGAAGCTTGCTTCGGCCTCGGCAGATGGTGGCCCGAATATCGACATGATTGCTTTTGACATCAAGGGCGTGTACCGCACCGGATGCAAGCCCGCGAAGGTGGCAAACGATTCTGTTCCGCCGGTGCGCATTGCGCCTGTCCGCGAGATGCAATTGCAGCCCAAGGTGGGCAAGTCGTTCAATGCCCTCGGGCGGGAACTCCCGGCTTCGACGAAGGCGCGCAAGTACCCCGCAATAAGGACCTTTAATCGCTAA
- a CDS encoding GDSL-type esterase/lipase family protein: MNCFTRIWQSAVIASMFVAPLALAKVTIYMCGDSTMQDWAAGYCPKQGQGQDFHYWFDATKAEVVNRGQGGMAADGYYDMFWKKGCSAGNCIVEKLQAGDYAVIQFGINDVSKSDEAKFTVAMSTMAKEAQAKGAYPIIMSPIRRCYYDSPTAIHNSYRGYPARAKAIADSLNIPFIDMSEMVANYMISVGESYAQQFIFNYATSAEYSNLKSDQADQVHLQMNGANAFGRIITEQMRAHSDPLVKKLGDYMAPMYQVSVKVSPEGAAEATSINAYYPQGMTVMLKTIPKSGKKFLGWYDGNGNKVSGQAVSTVKSQYIYTFTMRGAATQYTAVYEGGTAQKYEGDGAALTAFPTTTPKSLDDVTFVPFTPMDGSQESTVPVDKNIKKFFDAYKPDSGLGTSDTNWAHTGLGFFNMANEKNSFATYKMKFPGAGYVTLAVRYANGGTSDRMFNAYLDHDYYVSAPPTGGWENWDTAYVVMDAPLGEAELKFISLTSDGAPNIDAFGFSIDDVCRVSEGCPEVSDTTDTTIALHAIAANAGVRLRGAVLSLVRDADVSVFDMRGRLVVRKVMAAGEVNLSTLVRANGLYRVVVRDGSSKFVATYAKVR; this comes from the coding sequence ATGAACTGTTTTACTAGAATCTGGCAGTCTGCCGTAATTGCATCGATGTTTGTCGCCCCGCTTGCGCTGGCGAAGGTGACCATCTACATGTGTGGTGACTCCACCATGCAGGACTGGGCTGCAGGCTACTGCCCCAAGCAGGGCCAGGGCCAGGATTTCCATTACTGGTTCGATGCAACCAAGGCGGAGGTCGTGAACCGCGGTCAGGGTGGCATGGCTGCCGACGGCTACTACGACATGTTCTGGAAAAAGGGTTGCTCTGCCGGTAACTGCATTGTGGAAAAATTGCAGGCGGGCGACTATGCCGTAATCCAGTTCGGCATCAACGATGTGAGCAAGAGCGACGAGGCGAAGTTTACCGTCGCGATGAGCACGATGGCGAAGGAGGCCCAGGCGAAGGGGGCGTACCCGATTATCATGAGCCCGATACGCCGCTGCTATTACGATTCTCCGACGGCCATCCACAACAGCTACCGCGGCTACCCGGCTCGCGCGAAGGCGATTGCGGATTCCCTGAACATCCCGTTCATCGACATGAGCGAGATGGTCGCGAACTACATGATTTCGGTGGGCGAGAGCTACGCGCAGCAGTTTATTTTCAACTATGCGACGAGCGCGGAGTATTCTAACCTCAAGAGCGACCAGGCTGATCAGGTTCACCTGCAGATGAACGGCGCGAACGCTTTCGGCCGCATCATTACCGAACAGATGCGTGCACATTCCGACCCGCTGGTAAAGAAGCTGGGCGACTACATGGCGCCTATGTACCAGGTGAGCGTGAAGGTTTCGCCGGAGGGCGCTGCAGAGGCGACTTCGATAAACGCCTACTACCCGCAAGGCATGACCGTCATGCTCAAGACTATCCCGAAGAGCGGCAAGAAGTTCCTTGGCTGGTATGACGGGAACGGCAATAAGGTGAGCGGGCAGGCGGTTTCTACAGTGAAGTCGCAGTACATCTACACGTTTACCATGAGGGGTGCCGCGACGCAGTATACTGCCGTGTATGAAGGCGGTACGGCGCAGAAGTACGAGGGTGATGGCGCTGCCTTGACGGCGTTCCCGACGACGACCCCGAAGAGCCTCGACGATGTGACCTTCGTGCCGTTTACCCCGATGGACGGTAGCCAGGAATCGACGGTGCCGGTAGACAAGAACATCAAGAAGTTCTTTGATGCCTACAAGCCGGATTCGGGACTTGGAACTTCGGATACCAACTGGGCGCATACGGGTCTCGGTTTCTTCAACATGGCGAATGAGAAGAACTCCTTTGCCACTTACAAGATGAAGTTCCCCGGTGCGGGTTACGTGACGCTCGCGGTACGCTATGCGAACGGAGGAACTTCTGACCGCATGTTCAACGCGTACCTGGATCACGACTACTACGTGAGCGCACCGCCTACAGGTGGTTGGGAAAACTGGGATACCGCTTACGTGGTGATGGATGCCCCGCTCGGCGAGGCGGAACTCAAGTTTATTTCGCTTACGAGTGACGGTGCGCCGAATATCGATGCCTTCGGGTTCAGTATTGACGATGTATGCCGTGTGAGTGAAGGCTGCCCCGAGGTAAGCGATACTACGGATACGACGATTGCCTTGCATGCGATTGCTGCAAATGCGGGAGTAAGGCTCCGTGGCGCTGTGCTTTCGCTGGTGCGCGATGCTGACGTGAGTGTGTTTGACATGCGTGGCCGCCTGGTGGTTCGCAAGGTTATGGCTGCGGGCGAGGTGAATCTCTCGACGCTCGTGCGCGCGAACGGCCTGTACCGCGTTGTGGTCCGTGATGGTAGTTCTAAGTTTGTCGCAACATATGCAAAGGTGAGGTAA